In Endozoicomonas sp. GU-1, one DNA window encodes the following:
- a CDS encoding AsnC family protein — MDKIDCNILRELQEDTTLSLAELAEKDIQSFDCFYKALVNTVEGLTDVTSSFAMEQMKFTTTLPL, encoded by the coding sequence ATGGATAAAATTGACTGCAATATATTACGGGAGTTGCAGGAGGATACGACTCTCTCGTTGGCTGAGCTGGCTGAAAAAGATATTCAGTCATTTGATTGCTTCTATAAGGCGCTGGTCAACACCGTGGAGGGATTGACCGATGTAACCTCCAGTTTTGCCATGGAACAGATGAAGTTCACCACTACGCTTCCTCTGTGA